The following proteins come from a genomic window of Enterococcus gilvus ATCC BAA-350:
- a CDS encoding nuclear transport factor 2 family protein: MKEERIRHYFSMWVTRDFTSLDSYFSKDIIYRECYGAVYAGIEEIHLWINEMVQKQVVLKWEIKDIFQVSEDRFFVRWYFEAREEQLYSFDGVSMIRFDGNTIQEIEEYEATHETFRPCKITGKE; this comes from the coding sequence ATGAAGGAAGAAAGGATTAGGCACTATTTCTCTATGTGGGTCACGAGAGATTTTACATCTCTAGATTCGTATTTTTCTAAGGATATCATTTACCGTGAATGTTATGGAGCAGTCTATGCGGGTATAGAAGAAATCCATCTATGGATCAATGAAATGGTACAGAAGCAGGTTGTTTTAAAGTGGGAGATAAAGGATATTTTTCAAGTAAGTGAAGACCGCTTCTTTGTAAGATGGTATTTTGAGGCAAGAGAGGAACAACTTTATTCCTTTGATGGCGTATCAATGATTCGGTTTGATGGAAACACTATCCAAGAAATAGAAGAGTACGAAGCGACGCATGAAACGTTCAGACCCTGCAAAATCACTGGAAAAGAATGA
- a CDS encoding CPBP family intramembrane glutamic endopeptidase → MKKGCASENSLPLWKGSSGDTGGSRHPLHHQKEENMTIQKRANAAIGLTILVAVLFLVLPMTPLAGAMKGIGFLFNALFAGLIGFFFLKDDFIQQFKHFKFKTLLYGIPLTILTGVAFGLLFHMIAGKPTTNSIDSSISLVFILTQIPFMLMGEELISTNLLIAFEKKGLSFTVSSVLVALLFAFWHVTAYGFHPLQLLLTLAPLRLVLNFLWKRSSSVWVSWICHFLYDMISLLPMAFK, encoded by the coding sequence ATGAAAAAGGGCTGTGCCTCAGAGAATTCCTTGCCGTTATGGAAGGGCTCATCGGGGGATACTGGCGGCTCTCGTCACCCTCTTCATCATCAAAAGGAGGAAAACATGACGATTCAAAAACGAGCCAACGCAGCCATCGGATTAACGATCCTTGTTGCGGTATTATTTCTAGTGTTGCCCATGACGCCGCTTGCTGGTGCGATGAAGGGCATCGGCTTTTTATTCAATGCACTTTTCGCAGGACTTATTGGTTTTTTCTTTTTAAAGGACGATTTTATCCAGCAATTTAAGCATTTCAAATTCAAGACGCTCTTATACGGTATTCCGCTGACGATCCTTACAGGCGTTGCATTCGGACTGCTTTTCCATATGATCGCAGGAAAACCAACGACCAATAGCATCGATTCATCGATCTCCCTCGTCTTCATTTTGACGCAGATTCCATTCATGCTGATGGGGGAAGAGCTGATCTCGACGAACTTGCTGATCGCGTTTGAAAAGAAGGGACTGTCCTTTACTGTTTCGTCGGTGCTCGTCGCACTGCTCTTTGCCTTCTGGCACGTCACGGCCTATGGCTTCCATCCGCTGCAATTACTGCTGACACTGGCGCCGCTTCGTCTGGTCCTGAACTTTTTATGGAAACGGTCCAGCTCCGTGTGGGTATCTTGGATCTGTCATTTTCTCTACGACATGATCAGCTTGTTGCCGATGGCATTTAAGTAA
- a CDS encoding MGMT family protein, with product MANEDKKDFNAMLHKKSDMPKIQILTDPDAIRKFGGEKMFFAPALTYNDIMKNVPKGKLITVATIREYLAKENDADFTEAMTAGIFVSICAWASYQRTEDKIPYWRTLKTKGELNPKYPGGIALQKEKLIAEGHIIIERDRKNIRYYVENYDQALFNLNLLK from the coding sequence ATGGCAAACGAAGATAAAAAAGATTTTAATGCAATGCTTCATAAAAAAAGCGATATGCCAAAAATTCAAATTCTTACCGATCCTGATGCTATTCGTAAATTTGGTGGCGAGAAAATGTTCTTTGCCCCAGCTCTTACTTACAACGACATCATGAAAAATGTCCCTAAAGGAAAACTAATAACTGTGGCAACTATTCGAGAATACTTAGCCAAAGAAAATGACGCTGACTTCACGGAAGCTATGACTGCTGGAATTTTTGTATCCATTTGTGCTTGGGCAAGTTATCAACGAACTGAAGATAAAATACCATACTGGCGTACTTTAAAAACAAAAGGTGAGTTAAATCCGAAGTACCCTGGAGGCATTGCGCTACAAAAAGAAAAATTAATCGCTGAAGGACACATTATTATAGAGAGAGACCGTAAAAATATTCGATATTATGTTGAAAACTACGACCAGGCATTGTTTAATTTAAATTTACTAAAATAG
- a CDS encoding DUF6440 family protein — MVIVDETTGVNYLCVPTSGVTPLYNPDGSLIVTPIDKEVR, encoded by the coding sequence TTGGTTATCGTTGATGAAACAACCGGGGTAAATTATCTTTGCGTCCCAACAAGCGGTGTGACACCTCTTTATAATCCAGATGGTAGTTTAATCGTTACTCCTATAGATAAAGAAGTTAGGTAA